In Lolium perenne isolate Kyuss_39 chromosome 5, Kyuss_2.0, whole genome shotgun sequence, the sequence CAACTTCTGAGTTCAGAAGAAAATGACATCATGCTCAGTTCATAAAACAACCTCACCGCGCACAACAGGTTATGAACACAATGGGTTCCCGCTTTCTAACTGCTCAAAAACATACAGCATCGATCTGAATGTTTCAAATCTCAGTTCGCCTCATCTGCAAATAATTTCCAGGTTAGCAACGAGAGCATGCTCAACTATACAAACTATTTGCTAACATGCCTTCAAATAACTTTTACCACTTCTACTAGCATTCCCTCTAACCTTATTTCTCATCATTGGTTTAAGTGTCATCACACACTAGTATGAGctgtaaaataaaagaaaaactgtATAGTTAAGTTTAACCTTTGTGTGTTCTTAATTGTCCAACACGTACATCTTGTCTTAACTCAAGGTATGATAAACAAAACATGTGAGTATATTAACAGATTGGTGTTTCTCAAGCTATCAACTCTACATACATTATGAcgaactagttgaatgcccgtgcgttgctacggtcttTTTATTATTTTATTGGTGGTTGAAGTTATCATAGTGCGTGTGAAAATTGTTGTCATAGCTTGCTGCAATGTTTGGAAACAAAGAAATAAAAATATAAGGCTATCTTCCAGAGCTTGGAAGCGGGATTTTTTTTCTGATATCACTCTTGTTAAGCATAGGGTGAAACAATGTTTAGTTTCCACTTTGCATCATGGACTGACAATCCCTTGTAATCAGTAGAGTAGCTTCCCCCTTTTAAAATTTGTAAATATGTAACTTTGGATTCCTGGTTTAATAAAAGGTTTCACAAGATATATCCTCTCCAATTTATATTACTTGTCGCtactatagatgtatctagaactaaaaaaatctagatacatctatattagaaaCAACTAAAATTGAGAGACATACATAATTTATTTGAGCACAACTGCCATGCCATACAAAATCACAATTGGTAATATGATAAAGAATGGTTGGCCTGATTGTACATCCCCAGTCAAGATAGAAAACAATCAAAACCGACTAAAATTTCCACTTCGCACCTCTGCACTTTAAAGACCCTGCAGTTCTCTCCGCTCACAAACTAAACAACAATCGAAAACCGATTAAAGGTACCGCGTATTCGCCCGTCCCTAAGGGAAAACACCATGAGCTAAAAAGAAACTCAATATGTTACATCACATAATTCTCAAAATGGCTATTGTGCAATGCAAGTTACGGCTATCAAGTATCTTTCCTCGGGAACTGAAAACAATATATACAAAAGAAACTATTACTGATGTTTTATATCCCACTCCTCTGTTCGTCCAACACCACCACTATAATATACCACAGTCGATGTTAGATAGATCATTAATTCACCATTTTGTTGTGTTTCCTAATTCAATATCAGCATTGATAAACACACATTGTTGCCACACTGCATTTTTCTTTACCTTCTCTGTAAACGATAAATCTGCTTGTTTATTTTGATATACGTCATAAGCATAAAACACGCAAATAGAAGCACGTTGTCTAGACATATGAGTAGGGCCATCAATTATGACATCCTAAATAACACTTTTATCTTTCTAGAAAAAAGTTTAACTAACTCAATCACACAATCTAGAAAAAGACGCATATGTCAAACATTCATTTTCATGAACACGTGATGGGAAAATGTACATAAACAGCCCTTCTCTACTCCCAAGACCCTAAAGTTCTTCACTTTGTTACTCGCTCGAGTTCCTCCAGGTCTTCCCCTTGTGCTTGACGTCCCAGTCTTCCTCCTACCTCTATTCCACAATCAACAACTTAGATATAATCCAAAAATTCATCAAGAAATAAAAATAATTGCACCACTAAATCATGAATTGTGCTTCAGGTCAAGTGCAAGGTGAAAGTGCCAGTGCATGCAACAGGTGCACATTAGAGCAATATACACATGCTCCAAGAGACACAAAACATGAAAGCTTTGTTATCCCAAAAAAATGAAACACTGCTTCCAGATATAAAAAAATACCACAAGTTTTATCTTATATCTAAGAATACGTTCATCCAGATTTTGATTTTATACCATTGGAAGTATCTAACGAGACTCTCCAACTGAAGATATTCTCACCAAGCCTGTGTTATATCTAAAGAAGTTTATGAGGTATCATGGAGATGCATCTAAAATTATCATAACAACAGTTTAAGTTCCTCTAGATTTTGATTTCATACCACTGAAACCTATCTTACACGAAACTGGAAGTATAAAATACATACTAATCAGACATGTGCTGACAAAGAAGTTGATGATATATCCAAGAGATGCAAATGTACCAGATTAGAAAGCCAATGCGTATGAGTATGATATGTTCTTGCAGCTCGCTTTCTGTAGCATTCAGTCCATGGGAGACGACCCAGGACATCCTTGACAACGAGGGTATTCCATTGGAAAAtggtgagctaggagtcgaccggGAGAACTTGAGAGGTGAGGGGACTGAAGAGTTGGGAGTTAGGAGGACAGCGAGGCCTGCGCAAGGCCTGGGGAGAAGCTGCACATATCTTTATCACCAATGATGGAGGCGCGCGAGACAAGAGTCGAAGGCCGCTTCACCATGCCCATCACTATTGTCCTCCCAACCTGCAGGCGATGAGCTCCTTGAGAAGGACCTCCTTAGATCTCCTTGTTGTGCTGCACCGGGGCGAGACGATAGTCGACGGAGACGATGACGGAAGGAACTACAATGGCGAGGGAGGCTGTGAAGAGTAGTATAGCAGTGGTGTGGACAGGAAATCGCCACCGTAGAAGAAGACAACAAGGAGCATCATACCTGGGTCCAACGCGGCGAGGGGCGGTAGAGGCAGGCGGAGATGCTCGCCGTGAGGTTAAGGATGACATTCTTGGAGGCCACACCGGAGTGGAGGGTGGCATGGTCTTGTGCCATCGAAGCAATCAGCGCGGCAGTGGTGAACTGGCAATGGATAGAACTTGTGAGGGGATCGTGGGCTCTTGGCATGCGTGGGTGGGAAGTGGACAGTTTTTCTCCTGGTTTTTTTTGGGCGGTCCTGCTGTTCCGTGAGATTTTTCTTGCGGGACATGGAGCGGATGACGTATCAACCATACCTGCCATCACCACCGCATGTTCCCAACCTATACACATCTTCATAATGTAAAAACATCCATAATTTACCTGTGGATTATTCAAATTGAAGATAAATACATTGTGGTCAGTGCCAATGACCATTAGAGGATAACTAAGTGAGAGGGCATACCAGCGCTCAGAAAGTTGCTGAACATGTGTTGGCTGAGCTTATCAAGGTCCCAGTACCTTAATGAACAGAAGGTTAGAGGGATTTTATTTATAGTAATCATGTTAATAAATAGGTTTTATAGGCCATTGTGTTTGTATGTATGTCATCATTAGGTAAACAAAGTTCATGGTGCTTAGATATAATGCATCTGAGTCAACATTTCAATAATATGGCCTCATGACACAATCTATCACATGCAATGTAACACATGACAATACCATATTGAGTCACAAGTCACAACTAATTCCGTAAAAATCAATGTAACTTCAAGTTTGTGTACATTTGATCACCTCAAACTCTTATTCTAGCTCCCACTGACAAGATTCATTGTGAACCCAAGAATTGGTACTAACCTGTGAAATGTGGATATCAGCAAAATTATCTGAAAGAGAGCAGAAAAGAATCACGAGCTTCAGCTATGAATTAAGTTAGGCATGCAAATGCTAGTGAGGAGAAGTCAAAACAAAGAAACCTTTAAGATATTTACCTTCTCAAGCAACATAGTGCAAGTCCTTGGCTACTGGTTCACTCTTTACCTGGATTAATTATATCAATGAATGCTCTTCTATGGTGAAATGCCCCACGTCATGTATGTATTTTCTGCCCTGCAACCTTCTTCCGGATTATGTAACACTATTGTTCGATCAATAGAGGAAAAATGTCATTCACTTAGTTATGAATTATTACGAGTATATTATAGTAGAGATTTATATTTTTGCACATGAGACAGTATATGTTGTTCTAATATTGTGAATTTAGATAGATGCATATGTGTATTGATGCTTCTGGCACTTTGTGCTCTGAAATGATTCTGTTTAATCAAAAATCATAGGTAAGTCACCCGTTGACGCAACTGAAATTAGGGAACAGTGGCGTCTTCACAATTATCATGTTATTATAGGATCTGTCAACTCAAAAAGTGGAAATAGTGGGAGATGTTCCTATTTGAGAAACTGAATTTTTACCTGCGATGAAACTGCTGAAGAATTGCATGGTGAGCAGAACCGAGGGCCACACATCGAATCTGAAGGGAAAGTTTTAGAAAATGATATAAGTCACATGCCTTCGACACCCTATAACATAGCAGAGCAAAATAAGTAACAAGTGGAAGTCTCAATCTCATGTTTTCTTTTCCCATGTTCTAAGCACAACTGCACAAACATCATGTTCTCTACAATACTCACAAACTAATTGTGATTTATCAGTATTCAACAAGTTCTTTGAACATGACAATTGTATGACAACACATTGCGAAGTCAATTCCATGCAAAAGATTTTAAAGCAGACGGCTGAAAAGATTCATAAAAACGTGACCACCTATAGCACCTTATATACTGGAGACTATAATTCAAACAAACGGAAAGGAACCATCAGGGCAGCAGAACTCTAATCTTAGTATCATATGACCCGATCAATCTGGGGTCAATCCAGAATTGACAGATTTCCAGGATGCAAAGGGAACTCTCCTATTCCGATCTGAACCGCTACTAAGCTGCAGGTTGTCCTGCTGCTGGCTTGGGCTTGCGCCAGCTATAGTTTCAGTCGACCTGAAAATTTAGTAGATCCTACAAATCGAAACAAAAACAAGGGCGTACAGAAATTGGAAATTTATACTGTCTAAAACCAGCAGAGGCCGACGCGGCCATGGCCCTTGTCCCGGCTGTTCCTAGTGATGTAGTCTGATGCGGGTCGCTGATCTCAATTGATCGAGGCAGTGTCGGCCTTGGCGAACAGGTGGAGGTGGCTTCCCTCACGGAGCCCACGACAGCCTTCTCGCCACTGCTTCTCGAGGCGCGGTCGGCAGTCCCCCTGCGATGCAGCCGCGCAAGGCGACGACGGTGGTGCCCGGAGGCCAGCGGCGGTTCAGGCGCGTAACGAG encodes:
- the LOC127321520 gene encoding uncharacterized protein, translating into MLLEKIILLISTFHRYWDLDKLSQHMFSNFLSAGWEHAVVMAGMVDTSSAPCPARKISRNSRTAQKKPGEKLSTSHPRMPRAHDPLTSSIHCQFTTAALIASMAQDHATLHSGVASKNVILNLTASISACLYRPSPRWTQFLPSSSPSTIVSPRCSTTRRSKEVLLKELIACRLGGQ